One genomic segment of Amycolatopsis granulosa includes these proteins:
- a CDS encoding PH domain-containing protein, translating to MGHVAENQHRDRKAVFRIPLIALLAVVFLAVCMIPAAFADVPGLWVMYVVPIALAVFIVRTRTVASSRGLSVRTVFSHRELPWSSLKGLAISDKAKVRAVLADGSEVPLPSVRTRHLPVISLVSEGRMKDPTGLTDDFDADGADVGEDTGPD from the coding sequence ATGGGCCACGTGGCCGAAAACCAGCACCGGGACCGGAAGGCCGTCTTCCGCATCCCGCTGATCGCGTTGCTCGCCGTGGTGTTCCTGGCGGTGTGCATGATCCCCGCCGCGTTCGCCGACGTGCCCGGGCTGTGGGTCATGTACGTCGTGCCGATCGCGCTGGCCGTGTTCATCGTGCGCACCCGCACCGTCGCGTCCTCCCGCGGCCTGAGCGTGCGGACCGTGTTCAGCCACCGCGAGCTGCCCTGGTCCTCGCTCAAGGGACTCGCGATCAGCGACAAGGCGAAGGTGCGGGCCGTGCTGGCCGACGGCAGCGAGGTCCCGCTGCCGTCCGTGCGCACCCGTCACCTGCCGGTGATCTCGCTGGTCAGCGAGGGCCGGATGAAGGACCCGACCGGGCTCACCGACGACTTCGACGCCGACGGCGCCGACGTGGGCGAGGACACCGGTCCGGACTGA
- a CDS encoding TIGR03620 family F420-dependent LLM class oxidoreductase, which yields MKSIGVWLFGGYPTTVEVEREQLARIDALGYASVWMGETIGGRDAFVRSAVFLGATSRITVGTGIANAWARPAPTAQAAARSVSEAHPGRFVLGIGIGHPYQAESTGQSYAKPLTAMRDYLSRMDEEAATNPPAAPFPRVLAAIGPKMLELSRDATDGAHPFAMPVEHTAFARKILGPGKLLIPHQAVLLSTDPARARAIAREMARQILQVKAYAKAWRDFGYGDEVTDRLADALVAWGDEETIARRVREQLDAGADQVLLSPTGVDLPGAVDQLARLTPALAALTALPEVAA from the coding sequence ATGAAGTCAATAGGTGTGTGGCTCTTCGGTGGCTACCCGACCACCGTCGAGGTCGAGCGGGAGCAGCTCGCCCGGATCGACGCGCTCGGCTACGCGTCGGTGTGGATGGGTGAGACCATCGGCGGGCGGGACGCGTTCGTCCGGTCCGCGGTGTTCCTCGGCGCGACCAGCCGGATCACGGTCGGCACGGGGATCGCCAACGCGTGGGCGCGGCCCGCGCCGACCGCGCAGGCAGCGGCGCGCAGCGTGAGCGAGGCCCACCCCGGGCGCTTCGTGCTCGGCATCGGCATCGGGCACCCCTACCAGGCCGAGAGCACCGGGCAGTCGTACGCGAAACCGCTCACCGCGATGCGGGACTACCTGTCGCGCATGGACGAGGAGGCGGCCACCAACCCGCCCGCGGCGCCGTTCCCCCGGGTGCTGGCCGCGATCGGGCCGAAGATGCTGGAGCTGTCCCGGGACGCCACCGACGGCGCCCACCCGTTCGCCATGCCCGTCGAGCACACCGCCTTCGCGCGGAAGATCCTCGGGCCGGGGAAGCTGCTGATCCCGCACCAGGCGGTGCTGCTGTCCACCGACCCGGCGCGGGCACGGGCGATCGCCCGTGAGATGGCCCGCCAGATCCTGCAGGTCAAGGCGTACGCCAAGGCGTGGCGCGACTTCGGCTACGGCGACGAGGTGACCGACCGCCTGGCGGACGCACTCGTCGCCTGGGGCGACGAGGAGACGATCGCGCGCCGGGTGCGGGAGCAGCTCGACGCTGGTGCGGACCAGGTCCTCCTCTCCCCCACCGGCGTGGATCTGCCCGGTGCGGTGGACCAGCTGGCCCGGCTGACGCCGGCGCTCGCAGCGCTGACGGCGCTGCCGGAGGTGGCGGCATGA
- the ilvN gene encoding acetolactate synthase small subunit → MTRHTLSVLVENVPGVLARVAGLFSRRGFNIESLAVGPTENPEVSRMTIVVAVEELPLEQVTKQLNKLVNVIKIVELEPAVSVQRELLLVKVRADATVRSQVLETVQLFRAKVVDVSPEALTIEATGTGDKLSALLRMLEPYGVREIVQSGMVAVGRGPRSITASAPR, encoded by the coding sequence GTGACCAGGCATACCCTGAGCGTGTTGGTGGAGAATGTCCCCGGGGTGCTCGCGAGAGTCGCCGGGTTGTTCTCCCGCCGCGGTTTCAACATCGAGTCCCTCGCCGTCGGGCCCACGGAGAATCCCGAGGTGTCCCGGATGACGATCGTGGTCGCCGTTGAGGAGCTACCGCTCGAACAGGTGACCAAACAGCTCAACAAGCTGGTCAACGTCATCAAGATCGTGGAGCTCGAGCCCGCCGTGTCGGTGCAGCGTGAACTGCTGCTCGTCAAGGTCCGGGCCGATGCCACGGTGCGCAGCCAGGTGCTGGAGACCGTCCAGCTGTTCCGTGCGAAGGTGGTCGACGTCTCGCCCGAGGCGCTCACGATCGAGGCCACCGGCACCGGCGACAAGCTCAGTGCCCTGTTGCGCATGCTGGAGCCGTATGGCGTGCGTGAGATCGTGCAGTCCGGCATGGTCGCGGTGGGCCGGGGTCCCCGGTCGATCACCGCCTCCGCGCCCCGGTGA
- the ilvC gene encoding ketol-acid reductoisomerase, with protein MSVEIFYDDDADLSIIQGRKVAVIGYGSQGHAHALSLRDSGVDVRIGLPEGSKSRAKAEEEGLRVLTPAEASAEADLIMILAPDTKQRFIYAEDIEPNLKDGDALFFGHGFNIRYELIKPPANVDVAMVAPKGPGHLVRRQFVDGKGVPCLIAVEQDPSGNAQALALAYAAAIGGARAGVIKTTFKEETETDLFGEQAVLCGGASALVQTGFEVLTEAGYAPEIAYFEVLHELKLIVDLMYEGGIARMRYSISDTAEYGDLTRGPRVITPAVKEEMRKILGEIQDGTFAREWVSEDEQGRPNFRKLQEAGEQHPIEETGKKLRGLMSWVDRPITETA; from the coding sequence ATGTCAGTCGAAATCTTCTACGACGACGACGCCGATCTCAGCATCATCCAGGGTCGCAAGGTCGCGGTGATCGGCTACGGCAGCCAGGGCCACGCGCACGCGCTGAGCCTGCGTGACTCCGGGGTCGATGTGCGCATCGGTCTTCCGGAGGGGTCGAAGTCGCGCGCGAAGGCCGAGGAGGAGGGCCTGCGGGTGCTCACCCCGGCGGAGGCGTCCGCCGAGGCCGACCTGATCATGATCCTCGCGCCGGACACCAAGCAGCGCTTCATCTACGCCGAGGACATCGAGCCCAACCTCAAGGACGGCGACGCGCTGTTCTTCGGCCACGGCTTCAACATCCGCTACGAGCTGATCAAGCCTCCGGCCAATGTGGACGTGGCGATGGTCGCGCCGAAGGGTCCGGGCCACCTGGTCCGCCGCCAGTTCGTCGACGGCAAGGGCGTGCCGTGCCTGATCGCGGTCGAGCAGGACCCCTCCGGCAACGCGCAGGCGCTCGCGCTGGCCTACGCCGCCGCCATCGGTGGCGCCCGCGCCGGTGTCATCAAGACCACCTTCAAGGAGGAGACCGAAACCGACCTGTTCGGTGAGCAGGCCGTCCTCTGCGGTGGTGCGTCCGCGCTGGTGCAGACCGGGTTCGAGGTGCTGACCGAGGCCGGGTACGCGCCCGAGATCGCCTACTTCGAGGTGCTGCACGAGCTCAAGCTCATCGTCGACCTCATGTACGAGGGCGGTATCGCCCGGATGCGTTACTCGATCTCCGACACCGCCGAGTACGGCGACCTCACCCGCGGCCCGCGGGTCATCACCCCCGCGGTGAAGGAGGAGATGCGCAAGATCCTGGGCGAGATCCAGGACGGCACCTTCGCCCGCGAGTGGGTGTCCGAGGACGAGCAGGGCCGGCCGAACTTCCGCAAGCTGCAGGAGGCCGGTGAGCAGCACCCGATCGAGGAGACCGGGAAGAAGCTGCGCGGCCTGATGTCGTGGGTGGACCGGCCGATCACCGAGACGGCCTGA
- a CDS encoding TetR/AcrR family transcriptional regulator, whose amino-acid sequence MSSTRPLRADARRNYERLLAEARAVFGESGIDASLEEIARRAGVGIGTLYRHFPSREVLLEALLGARFDAQAEAAEALLGEDDPLAALRTFARGMLGTATTFRGLSAATADALNDETSDLHRACRGMRSAAARLVARAQESGQLRADLAPDEVLLMVHAAGWASEHAGDPDRLLDLVFAGLCSR is encoded by the coding sequence ATGAGCAGCACCCGTCCCCTGCGCGCCGACGCCCGCCGCAATTACGAGCGCCTGCTGGCGGAGGCGCGTGCCGTGTTCGGCGAGTCCGGCATCGACGCATCCCTGGAGGAGATCGCGCGGCGTGCGGGAGTCGGCATCGGCACGCTCTACCGGCACTTCCCGAGCCGCGAGGTGCTGCTGGAAGCTCTGCTCGGGGCGAGGTTCGACGCGCAGGCCGAAGCCGCGGAGGCGCTGCTCGGCGAGGACGACCCGCTCGCCGCCCTGCGCACCTTCGCGCGCGGCATGCTCGGCACCGCCACCACGTTCCGCGGCCTGTCCGCCGCGACCGCGGACGCGCTCAACGACGAGACCTCCGACCTCCACCGCGCCTGCCGCGGGATGCGCTCGGCCGCCGCCCGGCTCGTCGCCCGCGCCCAGGAGTCCGGTCAGCTGCGCGCGGACCTGGCGCCGGACGAGGTGCTGCTGATGGTGCACGCGGCCGGCTGGGCCAGCGAGCACGCCGGCGACCCGGACCGGCTGCTCGATCTCGTCTTCGCCGGGTTGTGCTCCCGTTGA
- a CDS encoding TIGR03620 family F420-dependent LLM class oxidoreductase — MSVGIWTFAFDGAPIGQVREAAAEIEELGFDALWFGEYPGREALTQAALLLGATSRITVATGVARFDRRSPAGVAGGARTLAEAYPGRFVLALGGHARGGKPVETVRNYLDEMDATEFTSPEPVPRPRRLLAALGPRMLRLAAERADGAHPYFVPPEHTALAREILGPDAYLAVEQGAVLDGSRGLEIARAEVGTYLGVAAHHRVNLKRLGFTDDDLAAGGSTRLVEAVIAIGEQKAADRIQAHLDAGADHVCVQVITGEPGLPLAGWRQLAGLVR; from the coding sequence ATGAGCGTCGGCATCTGGACCTTCGCCTTCGACGGCGCGCCGATCGGCCAGGTTCGCGAGGCCGCCGCCGAGATCGAGGAACTCGGGTTCGACGCGCTGTGGTTCGGCGAATACCCGGGGCGCGAGGCGCTGACCCAGGCAGCGCTGCTGCTGGGCGCCACCTCGCGGATCACCGTCGCCACCGGAGTCGCCCGCTTCGACCGGCGCAGTCCGGCCGGCGTCGCGGGCGGCGCGCGCACCCTGGCGGAGGCCTACCCGGGACGGTTCGTGCTCGCTCTCGGCGGCCACGCCAGGGGCGGGAAGCCGGTGGAGACGGTCCGGAACTACCTGGACGAGATGGACGCGACGGAGTTCACCAGCCCCGAGCCGGTTCCGCGGCCGCGACGCCTGCTCGCCGCCCTGGGCCCGCGGATGCTGCGGCTCGCCGCCGAACGCGCCGACGGCGCCCACCCGTACTTCGTGCCACCCGAGCACACCGCGCTGGCACGGGAAATCCTCGGCCCGGACGCCTACCTCGCGGTCGAGCAGGGTGCTGTGCTCGACGGCTCGCGCGGCCTGGAGATCGCCCGCGCCGAGGTCGGCACGTACCTGGGGGTGGCCGCACACCACCGCGTCAACCTCAAGCGCCTCGGCTTCACCGACGACGACCTCGCCGCCGGCGGCAGCACGCGGCTCGTGGAGGCGGTCATCGCCATCGGCGAGCAGAAGGCCGCCGACCGGATCCAGGCGCACCTCGACGCCGGCGCGGACCACGTGTGCGTGCAGGTGATCACCGGCGAGCCCGGACTGCCGCTCGCGGGCTGGCGGCAGCTGGCCGGACTGGTGCGCTGA
- a CDS encoding DUF397 domain-containing protein, which produces MEDDAANAANKARVRTALDLTGARWQVTGGELEFAHVGHTDGLVYTVLRKATDPDGPLLVFTPSEWDAFVAGARDGEFHDLAGLTAD; this is translated from the coding sequence GTGGAGGACGACGCGGCCAACGCGGCCAACAAGGCCCGGGTGCGCACTGCACTGGATCTCACCGGGGCGCGGTGGCAGGTCACCGGCGGCGAACTGGAGTTCGCCCACGTCGGGCACACCGACGGGCTCGTCTACACCGTGCTGCGCAAGGCCACCGATCCGGACGGTCCGCTCCTGGTGTTCACACCGTCCGAATGGGACGCGTTCGTCGCCGGCGCCCGCGACGGCGAGTTCCACGACCTGGCCGGGCTGACCGCGGACTGA
- a CDS encoding acetolactate synthase large subunit, translating to MTSATSRSEPKAGGTPSAASPAQLGSRPKPAPPAGTPVRVTGAQSLVRSLEAMGVEVVFGIPGGTILPAYDPLLDSTKVRHVLVRHEQGAGHAATGYAQATGKVGVCMATSGPGATNLVTPLADANMDSVPVVAITGQQSRPLIGTDAFQEADICGITMPVTKHNFLVTDPVDIPRVIAEAFHLASTGRPGPVLVDIPKDVLQETTSFSWPPEMHLPGYRPTLRPHGKQVREAARLIAQARRPVLYVGGGVIKAQASAQLKRLAELTGIPVVTTLMARGAFPDSHRQHLGMPGMHGSVAAVAAMQRADLLVALGARFDDRVTGQLESFAPEAKVVHADIDPAEISKNRKADVPIVGDCAEIITELIDAVQAETERAGAPDLAPWWTQIDSWRDTFPAGYEWPADGTLSPQYVIERIGQIVGPDAVYAAGVGQHQMWAAQFIKYENPRTWLNSGGLGTMGYAVPAAMGAKFGVPDKQVWAIDGDGCFQMTNQELATCAIEGAPIKVAVINNGNLGMVRQWQNLFYAERYSNTDLGTHKHRIPDFTLLAEALGCAGLRCETQDEVDDVIRRAMEINDRPVVIDFVVGKDAQVWPMVAAGTGNDEIMAARGIRPLFDDDEVSQ from the coding sequence ATGACAAGCGCCACGTCGCGATCGGAACCGAAAGCCGGAGGAACTCCGTCGGCCGCGTCGCCCGCCCAGCTGGGCAGCCGCCCCAAGCCCGCTCCCCCCGCCGGCACCCCGGTCCGGGTGACCGGAGCGCAGTCGCTGGTGCGGTCGCTCGAGGCGATGGGCGTGGAGGTGGTCTTCGGGATTCCGGGCGGCACGATCCTGCCGGCGTACGACCCGCTTCTGGACTCGACCAAGGTGCGGCACGTCCTCGTCCGTCACGAGCAGGGCGCGGGCCACGCGGCCACCGGGTACGCGCAGGCGACCGGCAAGGTCGGGGTCTGCATGGCGACCTCCGGCCCGGGCGCGACCAACCTGGTCACCCCGCTGGCCGACGCGAACATGGACTCGGTGCCGGTCGTGGCGATCACCGGCCAGCAGAGCCGTCCGCTGATCGGGACCGATGCCTTCCAGGAAGCCGACATCTGCGGCATCACCATGCCGGTCACCAAGCACAACTTCCTGGTGACCGACCCGGTCGACATCCCGCGCGTGATCGCGGAGGCGTTCCACCTGGCCTCGACCGGCCGCCCCGGCCCGGTGCTCGTGGACATCCCCAAGGACGTCCTGCAGGAGACCACTTCGTTCTCCTGGCCGCCGGAGATGCACCTGCCCGGCTACCGGCCCACGCTGCGCCCGCACGGCAAGCAGGTCCGCGAGGCCGCGCGGCTCATCGCGCAGGCCCGCCGCCCGGTGCTCTACGTCGGTGGCGGTGTGATCAAGGCGCAGGCGTCGGCGCAGCTGAAGCGGCTGGCGGAGCTCACCGGCATCCCGGTGGTGACCACGCTGATGGCGCGCGGCGCGTTCCCCGACTCGCACCGCCAGCACCTGGGCATGCCCGGCATGCACGGGTCGGTCGCCGCGGTCGCCGCGATGCAGCGCGCCGACCTGCTGGTCGCGCTGGGCGCCCGCTTCGACGACCGGGTGACCGGTCAGCTGGAGTCGTTCGCGCCGGAGGCCAAGGTCGTGCACGCCGACATCGACCCGGCCGAGATCTCCAAGAACCGCAAGGCCGACGTGCCGATCGTGGGTGACTGCGCGGAGATCATCACCGAGCTGATCGACGCGGTGCAGGCCGAGACCGAGCGGGCCGGCGCGCCGGACCTGGCGCCGTGGTGGACGCAGATCGACTCCTGGCGCGACACGTTCCCGGCCGGCTACGAGTGGCCCGCGGACGGCACGCTGTCGCCGCAGTACGTCATCGAGCGGATCGGCCAGATCGTCGGCCCGGACGCGGTCTACGCCGCCGGTGTCGGCCAGCACCAGATGTGGGCCGCGCAGTTCATCAAGTACGAGAACCCGCGGACCTGGCTCAACTCGGGCGGGCTGGGCACCATGGGCTACGCCGTGCCGGCCGCGATGGGCGCCAAGTTCGGCGTGCCGGACAAGCAGGTGTGGGCCATCGACGGGGACGGCTGCTTCCAGATGACCAACCAGGAGCTGGCCACCTGCGCCATCGAGGGCGCCCCGATCAAGGTCGCCGTCATCAACAACGGCAACCTCGGCATGGTCCGCCAGTGGCAGAACCTGTTCTACGCCGAGCGGTACTCCAACACCGACCTCGGTACGCACAAGCACCGGATCCCGGACTTCACCCTGCTCGCCGAGGCTCTGGGCTGCGCCGGGCTGCGGTGCGAGACCCAGGACGAGGTCGACGACGTCATCCGCCGGGCGATGGAGATCAACGACCGCCCTGTCGTGATCGATTTCGTGGTCGGCAAGGACGCCCAGGTGTGGCCGATGGTGGCGGCCGGCACCGGGAACGACGAGATCATGGCCGCGCGTGGCATCCGCCCGCTGTTCGACGACGACGAGGTTTCGCAGTGA
- the ilvD gene encoding dihydroxy-acid dehydratase, whose translation MPALRSRTTTHGRNAAGARSLWRATGLTDSDFGKPIVAIANSYTQFVPGHVHLKDLGDIVAGAIREAGGVAREFHTIAVDDGIAMGHSGMLYSLPSREIIADSVEYMVNAHQADALVCISNCDKITPGMLNAAMRLNIPTVFVSGGPMEAGKAVVVDGVAHAPTDLITSISASANPAVDEDGLSIVERSACPTCGSCSGMFTANSMNCLTEALGLSLPGNGSTLATHAARRKLFEDAGRTVMELCKRWYGEDDDSALPRSIANRKAFENAMALDMAMGGSTNTVLHILAAAQEGEVDFTISDIDAIGRRVPCLSKVAPNSDYHMEDVHRAGGIPAILGELHRAGLLNEDVTSVHSPSLEQWLSTWDIRGGSASAEAIELFHAAPGGVRTTEAFSTSNRWTELDTDAANGCIRDIAHAYTADGGLAVLRGNLAENGAVIKSAGIDEELWRFQGPARVVESQEEAVSVILGKKIQPGEVLVVRYEGPAGGPGMQEMLHPTAFLKGAGLGKKCALITDGRFSGGSSGISVGHISPEAASGGTIGLVADGDQILIDVRERKLELLVDDDVLAERRAKMEASERPWQPVDRQRPVTAALRAYARMATSADTGAVRDPNR comes from the coding sequence ATGCCTGCTCTGCGCTCCCGAACAACCACCCACGGCCGCAACGCCGCGGGCGCCCGGTCCCTGTGGCGGGCCACCGGGCTGACCGACAGCGACTTCGGCAAGCCGATCGTCGCGATCGCCAACTCCTACACCCAGTTCGTGCCCGGGCACGTACACCTCAAGGACCTCGGCGACATCGTGGCCGGGGCGATCCGCGAGGCCGGCGGGGTGGCGCGCGAGTTCCACACGATCGCGGTGGACGACGGCATCGCCATGGGGCACAGCGGCATGCTCTACTCGCTGCCCTCGCGCGAGATCATCGCCGACTCGGTCGAGTACATGGTCAACGCGCACCAGGCCGACGCACTGGTCTGCATCTCCAACTGCGACAAGATCACGCCGGGCATGCTCAACGCCGCGATGCGGCTGAACATCCCGACCGTGTTCGTCTCCGGCGGCCCGATGGAGGCCGGCAAGGCGGTCGTCGTCGACGGTGTCGCCCACGCGCCGACCGACCTGATCACCAGCATCTCCGCCTCGGCCAACCCCGCCGTCGACGAGGACGGGCTGTCCATCGTGGAGCGGTCCGCGTGCCCGACCTGCGGGTCGTGCTCGGGCATGTTCACCGCGAACTCGATGAACTGCCTCACCGAGGCGCTGGGCCTGTCGCTGCCGGGCAACGGCTCGACACTGGCCACGCACGCCGCCCGGCGCAAGCTGTTCGAGGACGCCGGCCGCACCGTGATGGAGCTGTGCAAGCGCTGGTACGGCGAGGACGACGACAGCGCGCTGCCGCGCTCGATCGCCAACCGCAAGGCGTTCGAGAACGCGATGGCGCTGGACATGGCGATGGGCGGCTCGACCAACACCGTGCTGCACATCCTGGCCGCGGCGCAGGAGGGCGAGGTCGACTTCACGATCTCCGACATCGACGCCATCGGCCGCCGCGTGCCGTGCCTGTCGAAGGTCGCGCCGAACTCCGACTACCACATGGAGGACGTGCACCGCGCCGGCGGCATCCCGGCGATCCTCGGCGAGCTGCACCGGGCCGGGCTGCTCAACGAGGACGTCACTTCCGTGCACTCCCCTTCCCTCGAGCAGTGGCTGTCCACCTGGGACATCCGCGGCGGTTCGGCCTCGGCGGAAGCGATCGAGCTGTTCCACGCCGCGCCCGGCGGGGTCCGCACCACGGAGGCGTTCTCGACGTCGAACCGGTGGACCGAGCTGGACACGGACGCGGCGAACGGCTGCATCCGCGACATCGCGCACGCCTACACCGCCGACGGCGGGCTGGCGGTGCTGCGCGGCAACCTGGCCGAGAACGGCGCGGTGATCAAGTCCGCCGGCATCGACGAGGAGCTGTGGCGGTTCCAGGGACCGGCGCGCGTGGTGGAGAGCCAGGAGGAGGCCGTCTCGGTCATCCTGGGCAAGAAGATCCAGCCGGGTGAGGTGCTCGTGGTGCGCTACGAGGGCCCCGCCGGCGGCCCGGGCATGCAGGAAATGCTGCACCCGACGGCGTTCCTGAAGGGCGCCGGGCTGGGCAAGAAGTGCGCGCTGATCACCGACGGCCGGTTCTCCGGTGGCTCGTCGGGCATCTCGGTCGGGCACATCTCGCCGGAGGCGGCGTCCGGGGGCACGATCGGCCTGGTCGCCGACGGGGATCAGATCCTGATCGACGTGCGCGAGCGCAAGCTGGAGCTGCTGGTGGACGACGACGTGCTGGCGGAGCGCCGGGCGAAGATGGAGGCGTCCGAGCGGCCGTGGCAGCCGGTGGACCGGCAGCGCCCGGTCACGGCGGCGCTGCGCGCCTACGCGCGGATGGCCACCTCGGCCGACACGGGTGCGGTCCGCGACCCGAACCGGTAA